From Myxococcus guangdongensis, the proteins below share one genomic window:
- a CDS encoding GNAT family N-acetyltransferase yields the protein MSTQDVVGRAVIREIRPEDDGVVGELLVEAFITQYAKKLPEVVYTEERKRELRDVASRRKIASLLVAELEGEVIGTVALFPPGAPSSEAWLPRAADLRGLATAVKVHGQGLARPLLDAAEDLARRWGVDAVCLHVRRGAVGVARMYMSRGYVRAPEGDMNLPTVFLEAYVLRLK from the coding sequence ATGAGCACCCAGGACGTGGTGGGGCGGGCCGTCATCCGAGAGATTCGGCCCGAGGACGATGGTGTGGTGGGAGAGCTGCTGGTCGAGGCCTTCATCACCCAGTACGCGAAGAAGCTGCCGGAGGTGGTCTACACGGAGGAGCGCAAGCGCGAGCTGCGCGACGTGGCCTCTCGACGGAAGATTGCCTCGCTCCTGGTGGCCGAGCTCGAGGGCGAGGTCATCGGCACCGTGGCCCTCTTTCCTCCCGGCGCGCCGAGCTCGGAGGCGTGGCTGCCTCGCGCGGCGGACCTGCGGGGGCTGGCCACCGCGGTGAAGGTGCATGGCCAGGGCCTGGCGCGACCGCTGCTCGACGCCGCGGAGGACCTGGCCCGGCGCTGGGGCGTGGACGCGGTGTGTCTGCACGTCCGTCGCGGCGCCGTCGGCGTCGCGCGCATGTACATGTCCCGCGGCTACGTGCGCGCGCCCGAGGGCGACATGAACCTGCCCACGGTGTTCCTCGAGGCCTATGTGCTGCGCCTGAAGTAG
- a CDS encoding DUF3575 domain-containing protein, which yields MSPDLIRRSLLSGLVALPLLAQAQGDTAPSPRPSEHAPADLESRTWAVNVGARSHAWEFDRRRANAPILMVSMEHQPFRHLSIFGGTHFGPDIHIVGAQVGSRLFFGETFHEGVFVSAQASYTLFTVDDDTFGRRSSVGGLVGYSHPLNTRWHLSLGVGVQSTQTRTTTYPPRPLLCPFGMCGPTSAPRTERWEGEEPLVQLGTTFQF from the coding sequence ATGAGCCCCGACCTGATTCGACGCAGCCTCCTGAGCGGGCTCGTCGCCCTGCCCCTCCTCGCCCAGGCACAGGGAGACACGGCCCCCTCACCACGCCCCTCCGAGCACGCACCCGCGGACCTCGAGTCCCGGACCTGGGCGGTGAACGTGGGAGCGCGGAGCCACGCCTGGGAGTTCGACCGGAGACGCGCCAATGCGCCCATCCTCATGGTGAGCATGGAGCATCAACCCTTCCGGCACCTGTCCATCTTCGGCGGCACCCACTTCGGCCCGGACATCCACATCGTGGGCGCGCAGGTGGGCAGCCGCCTCTTCTTCGGCGAGACGTTCCACGAAGGGGTCTTCGTCTCGGCGCAGGCGAGCTACACCCTGTTCACCGTGGACGACGACACGTTCGGCCGACGCTCCTCCGTCGGCGGGCTCGTGGGCTATTCGCATCCCCTGAACACCCGGTGGCATCTGTCGCTCGGCGTGGGAGTCCAATCCACGCAGACCCGGACGACGACCTATCCTCCCCGGCCCCTGCTCTGCCCCTTCGGCATGTGCGGCCCCACCTCCGCGCCACGCACCGAGCGATGGGAGGGCGAGGAGCCGCTCGTGCAGTTGGGCACCACGTTCCAGTTCTGA
- a CDS encoding phospholipase D-like domain-containing protein, with protein MKLACSVLVALLVAGCHAPNHRHDLRLRALPTAADETRSLAFFQSLGVALTPGHHVELVENGRVFDVLDEEIRAARSSIHIASYIWRPGEPSERLVRALRERQPGVACRVLVDPLGSVNFDSVGIALSNAGCEVRIFRPIQGALPSLDAARIKTRLHRKLVVRDGEVGVTGGFGIWRSWLGDAEGPESWRDMSVRAEGPAVREMQVAFAQNWQEAGGDFLPSEAFPELAPRGEARAGFVASTQNRFLSDARRMTLLTIAAAKRRLWISNSYFIPSDAIGDMLLEKVKQGVDVRVLVPGRHHDIAPVHAAQRASYARLLEGGVRIWEYELSMMHSKTMLVDEDLSVVGSTNMDPLALSTSDECSLVVEDPALAASLAAAFEKDMLHSREIHWDGWRRRGLLQRLGEKLPWFISDYL; from the coding sequence GTGAAGCTGGCCTGCTCCGTGCTCGTCGCGTTGCTCGTCGCCGGGTGCCATGCTCCGAATCATCGGCACGACCTCCGGCTGCGTGCGCTGCCCACCGCGGCCGACGAGACGCGCTCGCTGGCCTTCTTCCAGTCCCTGGGTGTCGCGCTCACGCCCGGCCACCACGTGGAGCTGGTGGAGAACGGCCGCGTCTTCGATGTCCTGGACGAGGAGATTCGCGCCGCGCGCTCCAGCATCCACATCGCCAGCTACATCTGGCGCCCGGGGGAGCCCTCGGAGCGACTGGTGCGCGCGCTGCGCGAGCGACAGCCCGGCGTCGCGTGCCGCGTGCTCGTGGACCCGCTGGGCAGCGTCAACTTCGACTCCGTGGGCATCGCGCTCTCGAACGCGGGCTGCGAGGTGCGCATCTTCCGCCCCATCCAGGGCGCCCTGCCCTCGCTCGACGCCGCGCGCATCAAGACGCGCCTGCATCGCAAGCTCGTGGTGCGCGATGGCGAGGTCGGCGTCACCGGGGGCTTCGGCATCTGGCGAAGCTGGCTCGGCGACGCGGAGGGGCCCGAGTCCTGGCGCGACATGAGCGTGCGCGCGGAGGGGCCCGCCGTGCGCGAGATGCAGGTGGCCTTCGCGCAGAACTGGCAGGAGGCGGGCGGAGACTTCCTTCCATCCGAGGCCTTCCCGGAGCTCGCCCCCCGAGGAGAGGCCCGCGCGGGCTTCGTCGCGAGCACGCAGAACCGCTTCCTCTCCGACGCGCGCCGCATGACGCTGCTCACCATCGCCGCCGCGAAGCGACGCCTCTGGATTTCCAACTCGTACTTCATCCCCTCCGACGCCATCGGCGACATGCTGCTGGAGAAGGTGAAGCAGGGCGTGGACGTGCGCGTGCTCGTGCCCGGGCGACATCACGACATCGCGCCGGTGCACGCCGCGCAGCGCGCGTCCTACGCGAGGCTGCTCGAGGGTGGGGTGCGCATCTGGGAGTACGAGCTGTCGATGATGCACTCCAAGACCATGCTCGTGGACGAGGACCTGTCCGTGGTGGGCTCGACGAACATGGACCCGCTGGCGCTGAGCACCTCGGACGAGTGCTCGCTCGTGGTGGAGGACCCGGCCCTGGCCGCGTCGCTCGCCGCCGCGTTCGAGAAGGACATGCTCCACTCACGCGAAATCCACTGGGACGGCTGGCGCCGCCGCGGACTGCTGCAGCGGCTGGGCGAGAAGCTGCCCTGGTTCATCAGCGACTACCTGTGA
- a CDS encoding ABC transporter permease, with product MMALLDTLRLAFGTFVSNPLRSFLTLLGIVIGATTVVSMMGLIEGLRNQVNENLSELGANCFQVQRLPFGAGNLSLAELSRRPRFTHEDLEAIRELPSVLTAAGEDSQGGQKASTPLRESRANVGVWSGTPEYFQTNSVVVAHGRAFTQTEYLDGRRVAVIGPDLAETLWPSLDPLGQSFRLKGRNFIVVGVLKRKGGFLGGSGQDNQVMTPLTAFRPLFGVRDFRVSIQATSAEVIKRAQDEVTVLMRRRHNLKPLEPDDFFVFSNESSTEMFNNISQVISVASFGVCLLSLLVGGIGILNIMLVAVTERTREIGIRKALGAKKRRILAQFATEAVVLSLAGGLLGVALGVGLAHLARWVLGLPTEVPGWAVGLSLAMSSGVGLGFGIYPAARAAKLDPVEAMRTE from the coding sequence ATGATGGCCTTGCTGGACACCTTGCGGCTGGCGTTCGGGACGTTCGTCTCCAACCCGCTGCGCTCCTTCCTGACGCTGCTGGGCATCGTCATCGGCGCCACCACGGTGGTGTCGATGATGGGCCTCATCGAGGGCCTGCGCAACCAGGTGAACGAGAACCTGTCGGAGCTGGGCGCCAACTGCTTCCAGGTGCAGCGGCTGCCCTTCGGCGCGGGCAACCTGTCGCTGGCGGAGCTGTCGCGCCGGCCGCGCTTCACCCATGAGGATTTGGAGGCCATCCGCGAGCTGCCCTCGGTGCTGACCGCCGCGGGCGAGGACTCGCAGGGGGGACAGAAGGCGTCCACGCCGCTGCGCGAGTCGCGGGCGAACGTGGGCGTGTGGTCGGGGACGCCGGAGTACTTCCAGACGAACTCGGTGGTGGTGGCGCACGGGCGCGCCTTCACCCAGACGGAGTACCTGGATGGCCGCCGGGTGGCGGTCATCGGCCCGGACCTGGCGGAGACGCTGTGGCCCTCGCTGGACCCGCTGGGCCAGTCGTTCCGCCTGAAGGGGCGCAACTTCATCGTGGTGGGCGTGCTCAAGCGCAAGGGCGGCTTCCTGGGCGGCAGCGGCCAGGACAACCAGGTGATGACGCCGCTGACGGCCTTCCGTCCGCTGTTCGGCGTGCGCGACTTCCGGGTGAGCATCCAGGCGACGTCCGCGGAGGTCATCAAGCGCGCGCAGGACGAGGTGACGGTGCTGATGCGCCGGCGTCACAACCTCAAGCCGCTGGAGCCGGATGACTTCTTCGTGTTCTCCAACGAGAGCTCCACGGAGATGTTCAACAACATCTCGCAGGTGATTTCGGTGGCCAGCTTCGGCGTGTGCCTGCTGTCGCTGCTGGTGGGCGGCATCGGCATCCTGAACATCATGCTGGTGGCCGTGACGGAGCGGACGCGGGAGATTGGCATCCGCAAGGCGCTGGGCGCCAAGAAGCGGCGCATCCTGGCGCAGTTCGCCACGGAGGCGGTGGTGCTGTCCCTGGCGGGCGGGTTGCTCGGCGTGGCGCTGGGGGTGGGATTGGCGCACCTGGCGCGCTGGGTGCTGGGCCTGCCCACCGAGGTGCCGGGCTGGGCGGTGGGCCTGTCCCTGGCGATGAGCAGCGGCGTGGGCCTGGGCTTCGGAATCTATCCGGCCGCTCGCGCCGCGAAGCTGGACCCGGTGGAGGCGATGCGCACCGAATAA
- a CDS encoding ABC transporter permease gives MSFRVDVWEGGRIALFSLRANRLRTVLTTVGIGVGVCTLLAIVGIIQGINQSFADQLAQIGANTLQVSKFPWTMRGDWWEYRNRKNLSADLVEPILQASEHVVAAAPLYFDRVEARFLERRMASVTAIGTTADYALISSFTVDKGRFLTDADVDNRAQVAVIGAELARTLFPGLDPVGHRITLGAKSYRVVGSLEAKGTILGENQDTVVVVPFRTFQADFGKRNSPNIAVSVDSPDNVLKVQDQLTVALRRERRTPPEAKDDFAINRPEQLANIYSQLTGALYGAATGVGLITLLVGGIGIMNIMLVSVRERTREIGVRRALGAKKRTIILQFLMEAASVSAVGGTLGTVVGLGLAKTVSFITPLAATVEPLTVVAGVGFAAMVGLLFGIWPAARAANLDPVEALRHD, from the coding sequence GTGAGTTTCAGGGTCGACGTGTGGGAGGGAGGGCGCATCGCGCTGTTCTCCCTGCGGGCCAACCGGCTGCGCACGGTGCTGACGACGGTGGGCATCGGCGTGGGCGTGTGCACGCTGCTGGCCATCGTCGGAATCATCCAGGGCATCAACCAGTCCTTCGCGGACCAGCTCGCGCAAATCGGCGCGAACACGCTCCAGGTGTCCAAGTTCCCCTGGACCATGCGTGGAGACTGGTGGGAGTACCGCAACCGGAAGAACCTGTCCGCGGACCTGGTGGAGCCCATCCTCCAGGCCTCCGAGCACGTGGTGGCCGCGGCGCCGCTCTACTTCGACCGGGTGGAGGCGCGCTTCCTGGAGCGGCGCATGGCGTCGGTGACGGCCATCGGCACCACGGCGGACTACGCGCTCATCTCCTCGTTCACGGTGGACAAGGGCCGCTTCCTGACGGACGCGGACGTGGACAACCGGGCGCAGGTGGCGGTCATCGGCGCGGAGCTGGCGCGCACGCTGTTCCCGGGGCTGGACCCGGTGGGCCACCGCATCACCCTGGGCGCCAAGTCCTACCGCGTGGTGGGCTCGCTGGAGGCCAAGGGCACCATCCTGGGGGAGAACCAGGACACGGTGGTGGTGGTGCCCTTCCGCACCTTCCAGGCGGACTTCGGCAAGCGCAACTCGCCCAACATCGCGGTGTCGGTGGACTCGCCGGACAACGTGCTCAAGGTGCAGGACCAGCTCACCGTGGCGCTGCGGCGCGAGCGCAGGACGCCGCCGGAGGCGAAGGACGACTTCGCCATCAACCGGCCCGAGCAGCTGGCCAACATCTACTCGCAGCTCACCGGCGCGCTCTACGGCGCGGCCACGGGCGTGGGGTTGATCACCCTCCTGGTGGGCGGCATCGGCATCATGAACATCATGCTGGTGTCGGTGCGCGAGCGGACGCGGGAGATTGGCGTGCGCCGCGCGCTGGGGGCGAAGAAGCGCACCATCATCCTCCAGTTCCTGATGGAGGCGGCCAGCGTGTCCGCGGTGGGCGGGACGCTGGGGACGGTGGTGGGGTTGGGCCTGGCGAAGACGGTGTCGTTCATCACGCCGCTGGCCGCGACGGTGGAGCCGTTGACGGTGGTGGCGGGCGTGGGGTTCGCGGCGATGGTGGGCCTGCTGTTCGGCATCTGGCCCGCGGCGCGCGCGGCGAACCTGGACCCGGTGGAAGCACTCCGCCACGACTGA
- a CDS encoding cysteine desulfurase family protein, protein MSPERPLYLDHNATTPVDPEVVDAMLPYLREHFGNPSSGHAYGRRAHAALEDARGKVAALIGAKPFEVLFTSGGTEANNLAIRGTAEARADRRHVLTSVIEHPATKLPCDALEWRGWRVTWLPVDEQGRVRVEDAREALDAAGGETALVSLMHSNNETGVLQPVADIAALARRHGASVHTDAAQSVGKVPVDVKALGVDLLTLVGHKLRAPKGVGALYVRQGTPLRAVTLGGGQERSLRPGTENIPYAVGLGVACELAGRRLSQGAQAMLALREQLWTGLREAVPGLALSGQDAERLPNTLNVRFPGVRGGAVLAATPEVAASTGSACHDGGETASPVLRAMGIPEADALGAVRLSLGPDTSQEEVARAVVVLARGWKQVAG, encoded by the coding sequence ATGAGCCCCGAGCGCCCGCTGTACCTGGACCACAACGCCACCACCCCCGTGGACCCGGAGGTGGTGGACGCCATGTTGCCGTACCTGCGCGAGCACTTCGGCAACCCCTCCAGCGGCCATGCGTACGGCCGCCGTGCCCACGCGGCGCTGGAGGACGCCCGCGGCAAGGTCGCCGCGCTCATCGGCGCGAAGCCGTTCGAGGTGCTCTTCACCTCCGGCGGCACGGAGGCCAACAACCTGGCCATCCGCGGCACCGCCGAGGCCCGCGCGGACCGACGCCACGTCCTCACCTCCGTCATCGAGCACCCCGCCACGAAGCTGCCCTGCGACGCGCTCGAGTGGCGCGGCTGGCGGGTGACGTGGCTGCCCGTGGATGAACAGGGCCGCGTGCGCGTGGAGGACGCCCGCGAGGCGCTGGACGCGGCGGGCGGCGAAACCGCCCTCGTGTCACTGATGCACTCCAATAACGAAACGGGCGTGCTGCAGCCGGTGGCGGACATCGCCGCGCTCGCGCGCCGCCACGGCGCCAGCGTGCACACGGACGCGGCGCAGTCGGTGGGCAAGGTGCCCGTGGACGTGAAGGCGCTCGGCGTGGACCTGCTCACGCTGGTGGGCCACAAGCTGCGCGCCCCCAAGGGCGTGGGCGCGCTGTACGTGCGACAGGGCACACCGCTCAGGGCCGTCACGCTGGGCGGCGGGCAGGAGCGGAGCCTCCGGCCTGGCACCGAGAACATCCCGTACGCGGTGGGGCTGGGCGTCGCGTGTGAGCTGGCGGGCCGGCGGCTCTCCCAGGGAGCCCAGGCGATGCTCGCGCTGCGCGAGCAGCTGTGGACCGGGCTGCGCGAGGCGGTGCCGGGGCTCGCCCTGAGCGGGCAGGACGCCGAGCGGCTGCCCAACACGCTCAACGTCCGCTTCCCCGGCGTCCGGGGTGGGGCGGTGCTGGCGGCGACGCCGGAGGTGGCCGCGTCCACGGGCTCAGCGTGCCATGACGGGGGCGAGACGGCGTCGCCGGTGCTCCGGGCCATGGGAATCCCGGAAGCGGACGCCCTGGGGGCGGTGCGCCTGTCCCTGGGGCCGGACACCTCTCAGGAAGAAGTCGCCCGGGCGGTGGTTGTGCTCGCGCGCGGGTGGAAGCAGGTGGCGGGCTGA
- a CDS encoding lysyl oxidase family protein encodes MRLSFVVSVATLWVVLGGCDDPDPPEPQPEPGPELSETPLWQVKGDVAEPGECFGGSVALADFDGDGQKDLVVGSLPCQRLLTSTRHPGGVYIYKGQAPYFSKEPVFARMRWEHPHPQVSGVGLRVVAGEVNGDGFADLLVHGRFGTQVFLGQADLSAMLAAPTFRVPPPSRSVTFFGSGLVDMDGDGRDDLIVALTTEQRFYRATPGAAEGPFTLVQTRLGFHSAQGVGDLNADGAEDVLLSTDTSGRAYHLGCKPGSTFACAGAVSTEPLREELLPGMASLLPDLNADGHPEALASADNGPLSVHLSNADGTYATAALWSTQGDPAFPGLGGPVRAVGDLDGDGHRQDFVIGAAGRLYFFSPKDNLSESLHPVWAWPRADTIPNGYDTYHRYSVEVPGDLNGDGNEDLIVAISPFGDLMELTAGEVVILAGGRVPKTPAEPPRMQAPVSCGLNLDPVNGKPDLTVDQDVLERTAHVTWKDFAADSCEVQEQCVLAPGRRKLLRFSTSIMNLGSKAAIFPPVEEHPDMYVFDECHGHYHLANFAAYELRDAQGREVMSGRKQGYALVDVQSYCSDAEPWNYYEPMGISAGWSDIYTLDVPCQWVDVTDVPDGTYTFQVSVDTRDIVDEGTVHPNTVSFPVRLQGDTVTVLP; translated from the coding sequence ATGCGTCTGTCATTCGTCGTGTCGGTAGCCACGTTGTGGGTTGTCCTGGGGGGGTGTGATGACCCGGACCCTCCGGAGCCCCAGCCCGAGCCGGGCCCCGAGCTGTCCGAGACTCCTCTGTGGCAGGTGAAGGGAGACGTCGCCGAGCCCGGAGAGTGCTTCGGCGGCTCGGTGGCGCTCGCGGACTTCGACGGCGACGGCCAGAAGGACCTGGTGGTGGGCTCGCTGCCTTGTCAGCGGCTGCTCACCAGCACGCGGCACCCGGGCGGGGTGTACATCTACAAGGGACAGGCGCCGTACTTCTCCAAGGAGCCGGTGTTCGCTCGGATGCGCTGGGAGCACCCCCATCCCCAGGTCTCCGGCGTGGGGCTCCGCGTCGTGGCCGGCGAGGTGAACGGGGACGGCTTCGCGGACCTGCTCGTCCATGGCCGCTTCGGCACCCAGGTCTTCCTGGGGCAGGCGGACCTGTCGGCGATGTTGGCGGCGCCGACCTTCCGCGTGCCGCCCCCCAGCCGCTCCGTCACCTTCTTCGGGAGCGGCCTGGTGGACATGGATGGGGACGGACGCGATGACCTCATCGTGGCGCTCACCACGGAGCAGCGCTTCTATCGGGCCACGCCCGGCGCGGCCGAGGGCCCCTTCACGCTCGTCCAGACCCGCCTGGGCTTCCACTCCGCCCAGGGCGTGGGAGACCTGAACGCGGACGGCGCCGAGGACGTGCTGTTGAGCACGGACACGAGTGGCAGGGCGTACCATCTCGGCTGCAAACCCGGCAGCACCTTCGCGTGCGCGGGGGCGGTGTCCACCGAGCCGCTGCGCGAGGAGCTCCTCCCGGGGATGGCCTCGCTGCTGCCGGACCTGAACGCGGACGGCCATCCGGAGGCGCTGGCCTCCGCGGACAACGGGCCGCTCTCCGTGCACCTGTCCAACGCCGATGGGACGTACGCGACGGCTGCGCTCTGGTCCACGCAGGGGGACCCCGCGTTCCCCGGGCTGGGTGGCCCCGTGCGCGCCGTGGGGGACCTGGACGGCGACGGTCATCGCCAGGACTTCGTGATAGGCGCCGCGGGGCGGCTCTACTTCTTCTCGCCGAAGGACAACCTCTCCGAGTCGCTCCACCCCGTCTGGGCCTGGCCCCGCGCGGACACCATCCCCAACGGCTATGACACCTATCATCGCTACAGCGTCGAAGTGCCCGGGGACCTCAACGGCGATGGCAACGAGGACCTGATTGTCGCCATCTCTCCGTTCGGAGACCTGATGGAGCTGACCGCGGGTGAGGTGGTCATCCTCGCCGGAGGCCGCGTCCCGAAGACGCCCGCGGAGCCTCCGCGCATGCAGGCCCCGGTGTCCTGCGGCCTGAACCTGGACCCGGTGAACGGCAAGCCGGACCTCACCGTGGACCAGGACGTGCTCGAGCGCACCGCGCACGTGACGTGGAAGGACTTCGCCGCCGACTCCTGCGAGGTGCAGGAGCAGTGCGTGCTCGCCCCGGGGCGCCGCAAGCTGCTTCGCTTCAGCACCTCCATCATGAACCTGGGCAGCAAGGCCGCCATCTTCCCGCCCGTGGAGGAGCACCCGGACATGTATGTCTTCGACGAGTGCCACGGGCACTACCACCTGGCGAACTTCGCCGCGTACGAGCTGCGCGACGCCCAGGGGCGCGAGGTGATGTCCGGCCGCAAGCAGGGCTACGCGCTGGTGGACGTGCAGAGCTACTGCTCGGACGCCGAGCCGTGGAACTACTACGAGCCGATGGGCATCTCCGCGGGCTGGTCGGACATCTACACGCTCGACGTGCCGTGCCAGTGGGTGGACGTCACGGACGTGCCGGACGGCACCTACACCTTCCAGGTCAGCGTGGACACGCGCGACATCGTTGACGAGGGGACGGTGCACCCCAACACCGTGTCCTTCCCGGTGCGCCTGCAGGGAGACACGGTGACGGTGCTGCCGTAA
- a CDS encoding thiolase family protein: protein MTEAFIVDAVRTPIGRFRGALKGVRPDDLAAHVLRAVLERNALDGARVNEVFLGCANQAGEDNRNVARMALLLAGLPHSVPGVTVNRLCASGLEAIIQGCRMIRLGEADIVLAGGVESMTRAPWSMPKPEDGFPSGKWEAWDTALGWRYPNPRLAALFPLEQMGETAENVAEQWGIAREAQDGFALASHRKAVAAQAEGRFARELVAVEVPQAKGAPVRVEVDEGPRADTSLERLSGLKAAFRQGGSVTAGNSSTLNDGASAVLLMSEAALKASGATPLARFVSSASVGVDPRVMGMGPVGASRAALERAGWSLDSVDLVELNEAFAAQALACMRELKLPSEKVNVNGGAIALGHPLGSSGARIVTTLVHELKRQGARRGLASLCVGVGQGLALTVER from the coding sequence ATGACAGAGGCCTTCATCGTCGACGCGGTCCGTACCCCCATCGGCCGGTTCCGAGGCGCGCTCAAGGGCGTGCGACCGGATGACCTCGCCGCGCACGTGCTGCGCGCGGTGCTCGAGCGCAACGCGCTGGATGGCGCGCGGGTCAACGAGGTGTTCCTCGGCTGCGCGAATCAAGCGGGCGAGGACAACCGCAACGTGGCGCGCATGGCACTGCTGCTCGCGGGCCTGCCGCACTCGGTGCCCGGCGTCACTGTCAACCGCCTGTGTGCCAGCGGCCTGGAGGCCATCATCCAGGGCTGCCGGATGATTCGCCTGGGCGAGGCGGACATCGTGCTCGCGGGTGGCGTGGAGTCGATGACGCGCGCGCCGTGGTCCATGCCCAAGCCCGAGGACGGCTTCCCCTCCGGCAAGTGGGAGGCCTGGGACACCGCCCTGGGCTGGCGCTATCCGAACCCGAGGCTCGCCGCCCTGTTCCCGCTGGAGCAGATGGGCGAGACGGCGGAGAACGTGGCCGAGCAGTGGGGCATCGCCCGCGAGGCGCAGGATGGCTTCGCGCTCGCCTCACATCGCAAGGCCGTGGCCGCGCAGGCGGAGGGGCGCTTCGCCCGCGAGCTCGTCGCGGTGGAGGTGCCCCAGGCGAAGGGCGCTCCCGTGCGCGTCGAGGTGGACGAGGGGCCTCGCGCGGACACGTCGCTGGAGCGGCTGTCCGGCTTGAAGGCCGCGTTCCGGCAGGGTGGCAGCGTGACGGCGGGCAACTCGTCCACGCTGAACGATGGCGCGTCGGCGGTGCTGCTGATGAGCGAGGCGGCGCTGAAGGCCTCGGGCGCGACGCCGCTGGCGCGCTTCGTGAGCAGCGCGAGCGTGGGCGTGGACCCTCGCGTCATGGGCATGGGGCCTGTGGGCGCGTCACGCGCGGCCCTGGAGCGCGCGGGGTGGAGCCTTGACTCCGTGGACCTGGTGGAGCTCAACGAGGCCTTCGCCGCGCAGGCCCTGGCGTGCATGCGCGAGCTGAAGCTCCCGTCGGAGAAGGTCAACGTCAACGGCGGCGCCATCGCGCTCGGACATCCGCTGGGCTCCAGTGGGGCGCGCATCGTCACCACGCTGGTGCACGAGCTGAAGCGTCAGGGGGCGCGGCGGGGACTGGCCTCGTTGTGTGTCGGCGTGGGGCAGGGGCTCGCGCTGACGGTGGAGCGCTGA
- a CDS encoding CoA-transferase subunit beta — protein MGTESVSTASERMAWRAAQELHDGDVVFVGIGLPNLACNLARATHAPGLFMIYESGAVGAIPERLPVSIGDPSLVTDSLAVVGQADIFQCLLQRGLIEVGFLGGAQVDRWGNINTTVIGDYANPKVRLPGSGGACEIAVHARRLLIVMRMGKRTFVEKCDFITSPGHRMNGKTRAELGLPGGGPTRIITDLGVLDFDATGEAVLSEVYPGVTSDQVRAACGWPLRVADSVRTTGEPDTSVLSLLRERLDPQRLYL, from the coding sequence ATGGGTACTGAGAGTGTTTCCACCGCCTCCGAGCGGATGGCGTGGCGCGCGGCCCAGGAGCTCCACGACGGCGACGTCGTCTTCGTGGGCATCGGCCTGCCCAACCTCGCGTGCAACCTGGCGCGGGCCACGCACGCGCCGGGCCTGTTCATGATCTACGAGTCCGGCGCCGTGGGCGCGATTCCCGAGCGGCTGCCCGTGTCCATCGGCGACCCGTCGCTCGTCACGGACTCGCTGGCGGTGGTGGGACAGGCGGACATCTTCCAGTGCCTGCTGCAGCGCGGGCTCATCGAGGTGGGCTTCCTGGGCGGCGCGCAGGTGGACCGGTGGGGGAACATCAACACCACCGTCATCGGTGACTACGCGAACCCCAAGGTGCGCCTGCCCGGCAGCGGCGGCGCGTGTGAAATCGCGGTGCACGCGCGGCGGCTGCTCATCGTCATGCGCATGGGCAAGCGGACCTTCGTGGAGAAGTGCGACTTCATCACGAGCCCGGGCCACCGGATGAACGGCAAGACGCGCGCGGAGCTGGGCCTGCCCGGCGGTGGACCCACGCGCATCATCACCGACCTGGGCGTGCTCGACTTCGACGCCACCGGCGAGGCCGTGCTGTCCGAGGTCTACCCCGGCGTGACGTCCGACCAGGTGCGCGCCGCCTGTGGCTGGCCGCTGCGCGTCGCCGACTCCGTGCGCACCACGGGCGAGCCCGACACGTCCGTGCTGTCGCTCCTGCGCGAGCGACTGGACCCGCAGCGCCTCTATCTCTGA